The Megalobrama amblycephala isolate DHTTF-2021 linkage group LG13, ASM1881202v1, whole genome shotgun sequence genome contains a region encoding:
- the si:ch211-120k19.1 gene encoding mpv17-like protein isoform X2 → MFDQSVSFVYKNQSEGSNRVNLEICHSSGQLHVIMKRAWALFKSHPYISNVVGYTTLFATADLIQQSMMGKAQDKVTENELDRLRQDPTNISIEGFTVAGEAKTDDLTLYNSKISDSQGNKKAPVQHVPQLHSIDWAQTARVALVGFCFHANFNYHWLRGLERMLPGGGAKRVSLKVFLDQIFAAPMTISAFYIGLSTLEGAEDPLEDWRNKFWTSYKTGLVYWSTMQAVNFSLIPPVARTVFVGGVALGWTVFLCHFKQQKSDFLS, encoded by the exons ATGTTTGACCAATCAGTCAGCTTTGTTTACAAGAATCAATCAGAGGGATCCAACAGAGTGAACCTTGAGATTTGTCATTCATCAGGACAGCTACATG TCATCATGAAAAGAGCATGGGCTTTGTTCAAATCCCATCCATACATCTCCAACGTGGTGGGATACACAACGCTGTTCGCCACAGCAGACCTCATTcagcaaagcatgatgggaaaagCTCAGGACAAGGTGACAGAAAACGAACTGGATAGATTGCGACAAGATCCAACCAATATATCCATTGAAGGATTTACTGTGGCTGGAGAAGCAAAGACAGATGATCTGACTTTGTATAATTCCAAAATAAGTGACTCACAAGGCAATAAAAAAGCTccagtacaacatgttcctcaGCTTCACAGCATCGACTGGGCCCAGACTGCTCGGGTGGCACTGGTTGGGTTCTGTTTCCATGCCAACTTCAATTACCATTGGCTACGAGGACTGGAGAGGATGCTTCCGGGGGGAGGGGCCAAAAGAGTGTCACTTAAAGTGTTTCTGGACCAGATATTTGCAGCTCCTATGACAATAAGTGCTTTCTATATTG GGCTGAGCACATTGGAGGGTGCAGAAGATCCCcttgaagactggagaaataaATTCTGGACCTCATATAAG ACTGGATTGGTGTACTGGTCAACAATGCAG GCTGTGAACTTCTCCCTGATCCCGCCAGTGGCTCGTACTGTTTTTGTTGGAGGAGTCGCTCTTGGCTGGACTGTCTTCTTGTGTCATTTCAAGCAACAGAAGAGTGACTTCCTGAGCTAG
- the rpl18 gene encoding 60S ribosomal protein L18 isoform X2, whose product MGVDIRHNKDRKVHRKEPKSQDIYLRLLVKLYRFLSRRSDAPFNKVILRRLFMSKTNRAPLALSRLIRKMKLPGRENLTAVVVGTITDDVRIHNIPKLKVCALKVTTGARRRILKAGGQIMTLDQLALTAPRGQGTVLLSGPRKAREVYRHFGKAPGTPHSHTKPYVRSKGRKFERARGRRASRGYKN is encoded by the exons ATG GGAGTTGACATCAGACACAACAAGGACCGTAAGGTTCACAGGAAGGAGCCCAAAAGTCAGGATATTTACCTGAGGCTCTTGGTCAAG TTGTACAGATTCCTGTCCCGTCGTTCTGATGCTCCCTTCAACAAGGTTATTCTGAGGAGACTCTTCATGAGCAAGACCAACCGTGCCCCTCTGGCCCTGTCCCGACTG ATCCGTAAGATGAAGCTTCCAGGCCGTGAAAACCTGACTGCTGTTGTTGTGGGAACTATTACTGATGATGTCAGAATTCACAACATCCCTAAACTGAAG GTGTGTGCCCTAAAAGTGACCACCGGTGCTCGCCGCAGGATCTTGAAGGCTGGTGGACAGATCATGACCTTGGACCAGCTGGCACTTACTGCACCTAGAGGACAGGGCACTGTTCTGCTCTCAG GACCCCGTAAGGCCAGAGAGGTGTACAGGCATTTTGGAAAAGCTCCTGGAACCCCCCACAGCCACACCAA GCCCTATGTGCGCTCCAAAGGCAGGAAGTTCGAGCGTGCCCGTGGTCGCAGAGCCAGCCGAGGCTACAAGAACTAA
- the LOC125243838 gene encoding basement membrane-specific heparan sulfate proteoglycan core protein-like, whose protein sequence is MRVCLLFRKVTRRRLEDMTLFLIVLGLALLFEGGQCQEREVLVAQGSVAVLPCEDEFSTLSYPTAVYWSKIVNGVMKTVWRRQKSGLEFRPVRDPPRANCPVPNFGKADYSLHIAGTTYEDGGQYVCEVVGKTQMVKIVTLRVIRASFSPAIVVEGSRTEAMCDVSPGTKSAKVNWKRNGEFIRRTSLSSVSQRDAGNWTCQVSHNGVVVEATVSLQVKGIATPQDDSSVVYAAVGSPVSLPCLFTDGLIPNTVRWNRISSTTQFSHLPPSFFNGSSASATIRRVEDGDEGTYKCSGVMEGLNRERIQVQRRMELVVSRVVSSSASSGNGPVTLTCHLSNSNQITSYEWLRVTYGPNDTQTVTSVTSVQKTNSFRIQKVTERDAGEWVCRYYGKQGVLGNVTYELHIMGAVKGEKSSSGNKTAMVMGLGFLFLVVFLIMFQMYRNYRRKKRILLYPAMETIVHQAATEREHRERSRPKMTEPCVGQPKTVCV, encoded by the exons ATGAGGGTTTGCCTTCTTTTTCGGAAAGTAACAAGAAGAAGATTAGAAGATATGACACTGTTTCTGATAGTTCTGGGTTTAGCGCTGCTTTTTGAAG GTGGACAGTGTCAGGAACGTGAAGTGTTGGTGGCTCAAGGATCTGTAGCAGTGCTGCCATGTGAGGACGAGTTCTCTACGCTCTCATATCCTACTGCAGTCTACTGGAGCAAGATAGTCAATGG TGTAATGAAGACAGTTTGGCGGCGACAGAAGAGCGGGTTAGAGTTTCGTCCGGTTAGAGACCCACCACGCGCTAACTGTCCCGTTCCCAACTTTGGAAAGGCCGATTACAGCCTTCACATCGCCGGAACGACATATGAAGATGGAGGACAGTACGTCTGTGAGGTTGTGGGAAAGACTCAGATGGTGAAGATCGTCACACTCAGGGTTATAAGAG CATCATTTTCTCCAGCCATTGTGGTTGAGGGCTCAAGAACGGAGGCAATGTGTGATGTTAGTCCTGGGACAAAATCTGCAAAAGTTAATTGGAAACGAAACGGCGAATTTATAAGAAGAACCAGCCTCTCTAGCGTGTCTCAAAGAGATGCCGGAAACTGGACCTGTCAGGTTTCACACAATGGTGTGGTAGTAGAGGCAACCGTATCCCTACAGGTCAAAG GAATCGCCACCCCTCAGGATGACTCTTCGGTGGTGTATGCCGCTGTCGGCTCCCCCGTCTCCTTGCCCTGCCTGTTTACTGATGGTCTAATCCCAAACACTGTGAGGTGGAACAGAATTTCCTCAACAACACAGTTTTCTCATCTTCCCCCTTCATTTTTCAACGGGTCCTCAGCATCAGCCACTATACGGAGAGTGGAGGATGGAGATGAAGGGACGTATAAGTGCTCAGGGGTGATGGAGGGATTGAATAGAGAGAGAATTCAAGTACAAAGAAGGATGGAGCTAGTTGTTTCTCGAG TTGTGAGCTCCTCAGCATCCAGTGGTAACGGACCCGTGACCCTGACCTGCCATCTCAGCAACTCCAACCAGATCACTTCCTATGAATGGCTCCGTGTTACTTATGGACCAAACGACACTCAAACGGTGACCTCTGTGACCTCTGTTCAAAAGACAAATAGCTTCAGGATTCAGAAAGTGACTGAGAGAGATGCTGGTGAATGGGTGTGTCGGTACTACGGGAAACAAGGAGTTCTGGGGAACGTGACTTATGAACTTCATATTATGG GTGCTGTAAAGGGCGAAAAGTCAAGTTCTGGCAATAAAACCGCTATGGTGATGGGATTAGGATTTTTGTTCTTGGTGGTATTCCTGATTATGTTCCAGATGTACAGAAACTATCGCAGG AAGAAGAGAATCCTTCTTTACCCAGCAATGGAAACCATCGTCCATCAGGCCGCCACCGAACGAGAGCACAGAGAAAGAAGCAGGCCAAAAATGACTGAACCTTGTGTTGGACAACCGaaaacagtgtgtgtgtaa
- the rpl18 gene encoding 60S ribosomal protein L18 isoform X1 — MMGVDIRHNKDRKVHRKEPKSQDIYLRLLVKLYRFLSRRSDAPFNKVILRRLFMSKTNRAPLALSRLIRKMKLPGRENLTAVVVGTITDDVRIHNIPKLKVCALKVTTGARRRILKAGGQIMTLDQLALTAPRGQGTVLLSGPRKAREVYRHFGKAPGTPHSHTKPYVRSKGRKFERARGRRASRGYKN; from the exons ATGATG GGAGTTGACATCAGACACAACAAGGACCGTAAGGTTCACAGGAAGGAGCCCAAAAGTCAGGATATTTACCTGAGGCTCTTGGTCAAG TTGTACAGATTCCTGTCCCGTCGTTCTGATGCTCCCTTCAACAAGGTTATTCTGAGGAGACTCTTCATGAGCAAGACCAACCGTGCCCCTCTGGCCCTGTCCCGACTG ATCCGTAAGATGAAGCTTCCAGGCCGTGAAAACCTGACTGCTGTTGTTGTGGGAACTATTACTGATGATGTCAGAATTCACAACATCCCTAAACTGAAG GTGTGTGCCCTAAAAGTGACCACCGGTGCTCGCCGCAGGATCTTGAAGGCTGGTGGACAGATCATGACCTTGGACCAGCTGGCACTTACTGCACCTAGAGGACAGGGCACTGTTCTGCTCTCAG GACCCCGTAAGGCCAGAGAGGTGTACAGGCATTTTGGAAAAGCTCCTGGAACCCCCCACAGCCACACCAA GCCCTATGTGCGCTCCAAAGGCAGGAAGTTCGAGCGTGCCCGTGGTCGCAGAGCCAGCCGAGGCTACAAGAACTAA
- the si:ch211-120k19.1 gene encoding mpv17-like protein isoform X1, with translation MFDQSVSFVYKNQSEGSNRVNLEICHSSGQLHAVIMKRAWALFKSHPYISNVVGYTTLFATADLIQQSMMGKAQDKVTENELDRLRQDPTNISIEGFTVAGEAKTDDLTLYNSKISDSQGNKKAPVQHVPQLHSIDWAQTARVALVGFCFHANFNYHWLRGLERMLPGGGAKRVSLKVFLDQIFAAPMTISAFYIGLSTLEGAEDPLEDWRNKFWTSYKTGLVYWSTMQAVNFSLIPPVARTVFVGGVALGWTVFLCHFKQQKSDFLS, from the exons ATGTTTGACCAATCAGTCAGCTTTGTTTACAAGAATCAATCAGAGGGATCCAACAGAGTGAACCTTGAGATTTGTCATTCATCAGGACAGCTACATG CAGTCATCATGAAAAGAGCATGGGCTTTGTTCAAATCCCATCCATACATCTCCAACGTGGTGGGATACACAACGCTGTTCGCCACAGCAGACCTCATTcagcaaagcatgatgggaaaagCTCAGGACAAGGTGACAGAAAACGAACTGGATAGATTGCGACAAGATCCAACCAATATATCCATTGAAGGATTTACTGTGGCTGGAGAAGCAAAGACAGATGATCTGACTTTGTATAATTCCAAAATAAGTGACTCACAAGGCAATAAAAAAGCTccagtacaacatgttcctcaGCTTCACAGCATCGACTGGGCCCAGACTGCTCGGGTGGCACTGGTTGGGTTCTGTTTCCATGCCAACTTCAATTACCATTGGCTACGAGGACTGGAGAGGATGCTTCCGGGGGGAGGGGCCAAAAGAGTGTCACTTAAAGTGTTTCTGGACCAGATATTTGCAGCTCCTATGACAATAAGTGCTTTCTATATTG GGCTGAGCACATTGGAGGGTGCAGAAGATCCCcttgaagactggagaaataaATTCTGGACCTCATATAAG ACTGGATTGGTGTACTGGTCAACAATGCAG GCTGTGAACTTCTCCCTGATCCCGCCAGTGGCTCGTACTGTTTTTGTTGGAGGAGTCGCTCTTGGCTGGACTGTCTTCTTGTGTCATTTCAAGCAACAGAAGAGTGACTTCCTGAGCTAG